The genomic interval CCCACCGgaaattgatatcccaatatAACaaattgtcactaatgagtctggaacacgccaTAAGCATGGAGACCAgtgagttccaaagataaaaatcctcgaaaaaggtaaataattaatattcaagaagacttggttgaggatgtaaatacccatgaagaaattcatgacatgactaatgaggaaggtggaatacataaagataataatgagatttcaataaactatgtcatgacaggaaaaagatagaaccgaactcatgtagttattgacaacatttttgcgtataatatcgctcttgatattatatctgaaaatgaggattttgaactaaaaatttgttgaagaatgttgacataGAAAAAATTGACTTTAGTGAAAAGAAGCAATCAAGGtataattaaactcacttttaaAATGTCAAGTTTTTGGATCAATAGTtcaaacaccagaaggtgtcaaacttgtgggttacaaatgggtatttgtgagaaaaagtaatgaaaataatgaggtcacaagatataaagcaagactagttgcacaaggtttttgaCAAAGACATGATAttaattatgaggagacatattctccagtgatggatgcaattacactaagatatttaattggcttgtctgtgtatgaaagtctggatatgcattttatggatgtagtcacaacatatttatatgaatcttttgataatgatatttatatgagaatcctagaaggatttaaggtacctgaaacatattgatcaaattttttagaattgtattcaataaagttacagagatctctatatggattaaaacaattaGGATGGATGTGGTACAACTGTCTGAgtagatatttgttgaaagaaagataataaaataatctaatatgtccgtatgtttttataaagaaatcacagttgAAATTTGCTATTATagctgtatatgttgatgacttaaatataattggaacttctaaagtgctttcaaaggcaatagaatatcttaagaaggaatttgagatgaaagatcttggaaaaacaaaatttggccttggtttgcaaattgaacatttagcagatgagatatttgttcaccagtcaacttatacaggaaaaattttgaaaagattttatatggacaaagcacatccattgagaattccaatggaagttcattCACTAGatatgaagaaagatatatttcgacctcgagataataatgaagaacttcttggtcttgaagtatcatatcttaATACAATTGGtgtacttatgtatcttgctaacaATACAAGAcaagatattgcattttcagtaaatttattagctagatatagttcttctctaacaaaaagacattcaaacataattaagcatatactccgttatctccaaGAAACATTGATATGGGttgattttattcaaataaatcaaattgatCTAATTAGTTATGCAAATTCTGGATATTAtatgatccacacaaagctagatatCAAACAGGTGTTCTACTTACAtatggaggaactgctataccATGACGATTGTGAAACAAATAATAACGACCACTCCCTCAAAACATGTTGAATCCTTGCAATTTATGatgctagtcgagaatgtgtatggttaagatcaatgactcagcacattcgtgaaacatgtggcatgtcttctaataaaaatcatCCAACGATATTATATGAAGGCAACACATCATATataacccaaatcaaaggaggatatattaaatgagatagaacaaagcctatttcaccaaaacttttctacactcatgatctcaaagaaaatggcgacatcactgtacaacaaatttgttcaaaagataacctgaccgacttatttacaaaggcattacctgtcgcaacctttgagaaatttgtgcacaacattggaacaTGGCGATTCAGAGacgatctcaagtgatgtttctatAAGGGGGagcaaatatattatattcttttagaattattagattatatgaaatatgtacattttttcttcattagGATTTTTTTAAGGTTTTTACGAggcatatatcatatatatataatggacatttaagggggagtattacaaatattataaatagGTGTTAGATGCCCATGCTTAGTGTCTAATGTGAAATGTCATTTTTCCATTACCATATATGTTGCCCATGTGTCATTCAACCACTTATGCATATTGTCTAAAATGTATCACATTCTACTTGCCATTTTACCCATGAATAGTGGCATTTGATGGATATTGAAATAACATACATAAGTGAGAAATCTacttcataattttagttattttattttattttatttattaattgttatatttatatattattatattatattttcttcatatttatatttcCGTTGCgctcctcaattttacaacacTATGtatctttattaattaaaaaaagtaaggtttataatttaattttagttatatattttttaatctaagtatttctttttattcaatAAGTGAGTGTGGAGACTATCAGTGTCAATAAGATCAccaaaactaattaaatttgatatattagTGGTCGACATTGATATTAACTCAACACTAAAGTCGATCAATTGATGATCACCCTATCAAATCTTCAACTTCTTTACTTCTTAGTAAATAAATACGTCTTATTTTAATGTTAGAGAAACATAAAATTATGTATCCTATCTTCATTTACAAGGTAGGCAACAATATACACAAATATGTGATTTTAGATgatgtaagttttttttttctttttaccacGAACAGtaataaaaaactaaacaatGTCAACTATCAATCAATGAATAGATTGTTCGCTTTGTtttattgttaaattaaaaaatctcACTGCATATATATAAGAGATTTTTACATATCGTTTAACTACTTTTTATTTACACATTTTACCCTCAACTTTATCAATATGTTATTaataattcattttaaattataactAAACTTTATGAATGGTAATTTTCGAAATCATCTTGTATAGTGCAAAGGTCATGTCATAACAATTAAATtaagtaaaataaaacaaattaaatttacataataaatgaaaatataattatGAATAACTAATTTCAATGTAATTTTGAAAACGACTCAAACTTAACATATTGCATGTCAATTTTCCTTTATTACTATTTCTACTCATTTGTTATTTACACAAATACAGTCATTTTAAGAAatctattttttgaaaatttcataaCATATATACTTTTTCACTATAAAAAATGGGGCATATAGCGTAAtctttaaaaatatgaaatcaaAGCATCGTAAGTTGTAACACCctaaataatttcaaaagataCCAAGCCTATTTCTACTTTTCCATGAAAAAAAACTCTTCATTTTTGTgagtaaaatataaaatatcgTCATACTTTACCTTTATGAATCTAAAAATGAAGACTtggaataaatatattattacaaaaatattaaattttgattattacttatatgaaattatttattaaaaaaaaaaaacttgcatGGAACACGTTCTAACGTTTTtttctcaagaaaaaaaatgtactaGTTGTTAAAACGAAGGGAGAAGTGATATGAGAATAGGCAATCGTGTTTGACTGACTTAATTTATGAATAATTTAATCTTACAAAATCATAAATATACTTGTGGATACTCTCTCTATGctaataatattttcatagaAGGTAGAAGTCTCGTGTGGGtgttctattttatttatttttttgcagTCAACTTTGATGATGAATGCAATGACGAAGATTTGAGTTACATTAATATCAAGTTTGTTCAATGATGAGTAGAGAGATGTTCACGAACAGGGTTGGAGATAATTGTctcttaaattataaatatatgacctaaatttagatatttaattcaaacatatttattatcttcaattattaaattatgatatattatattaaatttatcttcattTATGAGTTTAAACTTTTGGGTCAATTAATGATTTAAGATCGTATCAAAGTAGGTAGTTCAACGAGGTTCTGTGCTCAAGTTCTTACATTGTTTACTTCccaattaatattcatttctATTTGTTGGATATTCTTCATACTTCAAATTCTacttatatataataataacaacaatgaCATAACGATAATTATAAGAATCTATACTATGTATAAATTATAGAATCTTTACATCTCTAGTTTTTCTTTCCTCATTACCACCATTTGAGTCAAAGtgatatatttttcatgtatgagTATGACTACGATATGAAAAATCACGACctacatttcatttttttttttcatgtcaaATGGTTAGGTGAAACAATGTAAAAAAACTATTTggtatattaattataatttttttaaacttacTTTTCTTTATACAAATGAACTATAAATTTTACGTACATCGTGacaagtaaattaaaaaaatacaaacgaGGCAAGGGTAAAAGAGTCCCATCTAGTCTCATCCCGGTTTagctttgcaaaaaaaaaaaaatttccatcaTCGATTGAAAATATGATCAGAATCTCATATTAgttagataagaggaggatcATGAGTATATCAAGGATGACTGATTCTCTTAGTTTTAGGCCTTTTGGGgtgaaacaaaaatcaaaattatgagGATTTATAttcaaagtggacaatatcatactatTATGAAGATAATTGAAGGGTCATTGTCTCTATTATCCCCTACCTAAATGAAAAGTCtcactgaaaaaaaaaaaaaaaaaaagtcaacctCTAACGAGGAGCTAGTGAGATTGACAAGTTGGCAGGGGTTACCCTATTATCAGACCAAATTCTCGACTCTATATACAACTTGGAAATCTTGCTTGCCACGTGGGACATACTAGGCCGCTTAGCTGGATCCACGTCGACACATTTAATAGCCAATCGCGTAATCTTCTCTGCCACGTGTATCGGAAATGAGTCCTTCAGCCTACGGTCAACCCACTTTCTCAGCCTCCCTTCCACGTCATCACCACCTTCTTCGATTACTGCCATGGCACTCTCGATCAAAGAAACCCTAACGAAATTTCCTTTCCTTCtatcaaattcaaacttcaCAGGCTCTTCACCAGTCAATAGCTCTAAGATCACAACGCCAAATGCATAAACGTCGGTCATCGGCGATGCTACGCCGCTGGATTTGTACTCTGGCGCCATGTATCCTCTAACCCCTTTTATTTGCACTTTCTTCGATTTCACCGCCTGCTTATCTTTCAACTCCAGTTTCTTCTTTGAATCTTCACCAATTTCGCCATTAATACACCTCGGATTCAAAggtttttcaattcttttgtTCCAATCATCCTCATTACAGAGTTGCGCTACACCAAAATGACAAATCCTAGCATTAAACGAAGGCTCTGTTACTATAATACTGCTACTCTTTATATGATTATGCGTTAAACTGATGTTAATTCCTGATTTGTTGTGGATGTAATCGAGGCCATGCGCCAGATCTGTAGCGACTTGCATTCTTGAAATCCAAGTAGATAAAACAGTGAAATTAGGGCTTTTAGAGTTTCTCAAACAATCGGAGAGATTTGCTCCATTAACGAAATTGTAAACCAAGTAGAGATAATCGGAAGAGATTGAAATGCCGAGAAGTTGGATAATACTGGTATGGTGACATAGACAAATCTTGTAGAAGCGATCTTTAAATTGTTGGAGGCCGATTTGAGGCTGAAACTTACGTTGGAAGATGATTACATCTTTGCCTTGAAGCGTGCAGCGCCAGGAGGGGGTGGAGGATGCGGCAGTGTGTCGGTTGGTGAGGAAATTGTTGGTGGCGGCGTTGATTTCAGAGAAATCGAAGATGTGAGGAGATTCATGGAGAGATTCGTGGAGGGTGGAGAAGGAGGTTGAATAAGTAGAAATGGAAGGAAAGTTATTGGTGTTGAGTAATGGGGAATTCTTGGAAGGGGAAGATTTGAAGAGTTTAGAAGGAGAGAAGGGAGGGGTTGAGTCAAGCTCCGCAACATCAAGCGCCATTTTTGGTTATACACACATAAGGAATGGGGAAGAAGATGATAGCTTTTTTGTTGTAAGAACAAATTACTGGTATGTATGTTCTACACTTTAGTAGCTTTGTTTTTATATAAGTTACATGCATCAacttcaaattattatttttatgaataataaaaata from Benincasa hispida cultivar B227 chromosome 10, ASM972705v1, whole genome shotgun sequence carries:
- the LOC120088763 gene encoding lysM domain receptor-like kinase 3, with the translated sequence MALDVAELDSTPPFSPSKLFKSSPSKNSPLLNTNNFPSISTYSTSFSTLHESLHESPHIFDFSEINAATNNFLTNRHTAASSTPSWRCTLQGKDVIIFQRKFQPQIGLQQFKDRFYKICLCHHTSIIQLLGISISSDYLYLVYNFVNGANLSDCLRNSKSPNFTVLSTWISRMQVATDLAHGLDYIHNKSGINISLTHNHIKSSSIIVTEPSFNARICHFGVAQLCNEDDWNKRIEKPLNPRCINGEIGEDSKKKLELKDKQAVKSKKVQIKGVRGYMAPEYKSSGVASPMTDVYAFGVVILELLTGEEPVKFEFDRRKGNFVRVSLIESAMAVIEEGGDDVEGRLRKWVDRRLKDSFPIHVAEKITRLAIKCVDVDPAKRPSMSHVASKISKLYIESRIWSDNRVTPANLSISLAPR